Within Dysgonomonas sp. HDW5A, the genomic segment CTTAAATTTCGTTTAGGCCTTACTTCTTTTAAACATGTAGGTATATTTCCCGAACAAGCCGAAAACTGGAATTTTATTTATGATACCATCAAAAGCTTCGATGTAAGTGAACCCAAAGTATTGAACCTCTTTGCTTATACAGGAGGTGCTTCTATTGCTGCGAAAAGTGCAGGAGCTGATGTTACCCATGTAGATTCTGTTAAACAGGTTATTACATGGTCACGCGAAAATATGGAGGCTTCGAATCTCGATAATATCAGATGGATTGTCGAAGATGCTCTCAAATTTTGCAGACGTGAAATAAAACGAGGCAAAAAATACAACGGTATTATTCTCGATCCTCCTGCTTATGGTCGTGGTCCTGATGGCGAACGATGGATTCTGGAAGAAAACATAGCAGAACTGATGTCGATCTGCCATGAATTACTAGAGAACGAAAATTCATTTCTTATACTTAATCTCTATTCGATGGGATTTTCGCCGGTCATAGCTGAAAACTTAATTAAAAATTACTTTCCTGCTATCAAATCATATCAATATGGAGAACTTTTAATACCCGAAAAATCGGGGAAAAGATTACCTCTAAGCATTTTTATTAGATTCAATAAAATAAAATAAAATAAGTTAGCAGAATTATTTATTATTCAGGTAAGCAAAACAGCTATAAATTGTTATAGTCTTAAAACGCTCATTAAATACGTTCTTTTACTTAAAATAAACATTATGAAAAAGTCTGTTTTTATATTCACATTTATATTTGTGTTTGTGATGGGATTTGCACAAACAAATACTACTCCTAAATACAATGTTCCTGAAGAATACTCTTTTTTGTTACGGGAAGACTACAATAAGTATGAACCTGAAATAAAGGAAGCTATAGACTGGTATTTATGGCGTTCGATGGGTATGGACAATGATAAAAGGCAAAATGCTGCAACTTTTTTCATGCAATGGCTTGTCGGCAGTCCGGCTGTGACAGTAGAAGTAGA encodes:
- a CDS encoding class I SAM-dependent methyltransferase, with the protein product MLLLEPQHWTDYELIDSGNYEKLERFGKHILVRPEPQAVWQKSLPEKEWEDMADAIFRREKGKSSQDGSERGEWIQKKGMPDQWFINYDYKDMHLKFRLGLTSFKHVGIFPEQAENWNFIYDTIKSFDVSEPKVLNLFAYTGGASIAAKSAGADVTHVDSVKQVITWSRENMEASNLDNIRWIVEDALKFCRREIKRGKKYNGIILDPPAYGRGPDGERWILEENIAELMSICHELLENENSFLILNLYSMGFSPVIAENLIKNYFPAIKSYQYGELLIPEKSGKRLPLSIFIRFNKIK